Proteins from a genomic interval of Streptomyces sp. NBC_01445:
- a CDS encoding transposase family protein, whose product MTQLILDGTLIESDRVSGERENGNDLRFSQKHKAFGGKVQFLSAPDGTPLWVCEVEPGSTPDITAARIYVLPALYQAAAQGLLDDRIHGRAGNPAVLAALEQLVSAQAQAQAQARVRVAGPDAMWQQAQQAHQVTQAFHGVRRQLHGPRGWMPVPGQVWIGMVQSVTGPQDQFVVAAAKVLDDPEQ is encoded by the coding sequence ATGACGCAGTTGATTCTGGACGGCACCCTGATCGAGTCTGACCGCGTCTCCGGGGAGCGCGAGAATGGCAACGATCTCAGGTTCAGCCAGAAGCACAAGGCGTTCGGCGGCAAGGTGCAGTTCCTCTCCGCGCCGGACGGCACTCCGCTGTGGGTCTGCGAGGTTGAGCCCGGATCGACGCCTGACATCACCGCGGCCCGGATCTACGTCCTGCCTGCGCTCTACCAGGCGGCTGCCCAGGGCCTGCTGGACGATCGGATACATGGGCGGGCCGGTAATCCGGCGGTGCTCGCAGCCCTTGAGCAGCTCGTTTCGGCGCAGGCGCAGGCGCAGGCGCAGGCGCGGGTGCGTGTGGCGGGGCCGGATGCGATGTGGCAGCAGGCCCAGCAGGCCCATCAGGTAACGCAGGCGTTCCACGGTGTACGACGTCAACTGCATGGCCCAAGGGGCTGGATGCCCGTTCCGGGGCAGGTCTGGATCGGAATGGTGCAGTCGGTGACGGGCCCGCAGGACCAGTTCGTGGTGGCGGCCGCGAAGGTGCTGGACGATCCAGAGCAGTGA
- a CDS encoding SMI1/KNR4 family protein, with protein sequence MTDQWWAGVRQRVEGAGAGPAASKVFGALGHKWVVADPLTQGELAELEAQIGVQLPEEYRAFLLHVGAGGAGPAHGLFPVRRVQGRWGWEGDGADLADLSRLAEPFPDQGPDPELLEDVLAQRPEEEDFDDIEDFDDAIKAWDERWEAVMFAPERTAGAIVISHLGCAQREWLIINGSYRGTVWSDCRVDDVDLAPLLDDDGMPVTFARWYTDWLEKAELTALS encoded by the coding sequence ATGACTGATCAGTGGTGGGCGGGCGTACGCCAGCGAGTTGAGGGGGCCGGTGCAGGCCCTGCGGCCAGCAAGGTTTTCGGTGCACTGGGGCACAAGTGGGTCGTGGCGGATCCGCTTACCCAAGGCGAGCTTGCCGAACTCGAGGCTCAGATAGGCGTGCAGCTGCCGGAAGAATACCGGGCCTTCCTGCTCCACGTGGGCGCGGGCGGCGCCGGCCCCGCGCATGGCCTGTTCCCGGTTCGGCGTGTGCAGGGCCGTTGGGGTTGGGAGGGCGACGGCGCGGACCTGGCTGACCTGTCGAGGCTTGCCGAGCCGTTTCCTGACCAGGGTCCGGATCCGGAGCTGCTCGAAGATGTTCTTGCCCAACGTCCCGAGGAAGAGGACTTCGACGACATCGAGGATTTCGACGACGCCATCAAAGCGTGGGATGAGCGGTGGGAGGCCGTCATGTTCGCCCCGGAGCGCACCGCCGGCGCGATCGTGATCTCCCACCTGGGCTGCGCCCAAAGAGAGTGGCTGATCATCAACGGCAGTTACCGCGGCACGGTCTGGTCCGATTGCCGGGTCGACGACGTCGACCTCGCCCCGCTTCTCGACGACGACGGTATGCCGGTGACGTTCGCGCGCTGGTACACCGACTGGCTGGAGAAGGCCGAGCTCACAGCCCTGTCGTAG
- a CDS encoding DUF3558 family protein produces the protein MPSITSAFKSSGLPGSTSASDTGSADEGDSTTATLKGLDYCSLLDPAALAAAGIQDSKGQLPAEYPNILGCWWMQDRTIVNLTVSVGAQVNDLDKGEKQDFSGFEGASQYNELTSECFVDVNVGLDQFRVDIADSSGENKALTGKKCDVGVQLARQVVSKIKK, from the coding sequence ATGCCATCGATCACATCGGCGTTCAAATCATCAGGTCTTCCCGGAAGCACGTCCGCCTCCGACACGGGTTCCGCGGACGAAGGCGATTCGACCACGGCAACGCTGAAGGGACTCGACTACTGCAGCCTGCTGGATCCGGCAGCCCTGGCCGCGGCCGGAATCCAGGATTCGAAGGGGCAGCTCCCGGCCGAATACCCGAACATCCTCGGCTGCTGGTGGATGCAGGACAGGACCATCGTCAACCTCACCGTCAGCGTGGGCGCTCAGGTCAACGACCTGGACAAGGGAGAGAAGCAGGACTTCTCGGGCTTCGAGGGCGCGTCGCAGTACAACGAGCTCACGTCCGAGTGCTTCGTCGACGTCAACGTCGGCCTCGACCAGTTCCGGGTCGACATCGCAGACTCCAGCGGGGAGAACAAGGCGCTCACCGGCAAGAAGTGCGACGTGGGGGTCCAGTTGGCACGCCAGGTGGTATCCAAGATCAAGAAGTAG